AATCAGGTCTATATTCACGTCCATATTCGCGACGTCTATCCGATCGAATTGACGGTCTATCCCAGCGACAAAACGCACTATATCTCCAAAAGTTCGATCACTGGCAAAGCGATCGAGCGAATGAGCATTCGCGAGTTAGCGCAGTTTCTGGAGACCGAATATCCCGATGTCGACGCCGACGAAGAGTTGGCCGCCGCCGAGAATCGCGTCGATCGCTTTTTGCACTACGAGATGCTGCTGTTGCCGCTGGAGCATGTAAAGCAGAACCCGCATTATCATCCCGAAGGGGATGCGCTCTATCACAGCTTGCAGGTGTTCGAACTAGCGCGGCGCGAGTCTCCTTACGACGAAGAACTGCTGCTGGCGGCGCTGCTGCATGATGTGGGGAAGGGGATCGATTTTCGCGATCATGTCGCTGCGGGACTCGAAGCGCTCGGCGAAACGATTACGGAGCGGACGCATTGGTTAATCGAGCATCATATGGAAGCGCACGCGCTGCTGGACGGATCGATCGGCGCTAGGGCCAAGCGACGGTTGCAGCAGTCAGAGAACTTTGAAGACTTGCTGCTGTTGGGCAAATGTGACGAAGGAGGTCGCCAAATCGGCATGCAGGTCTTGGAAGTGGACGAAGCGATCGATTATTTGCGCGATCTGGCCCGCGAATGCGGCGACTGGTGAACAAGCGAGCTTACCGGCTATTCTTCGAAGATTCCTTGGCCGAACTTCCGTTTGCGCTGCGGTTGTGACGACCCGGCTGTCGGTTGATGCGGACCAGACGGGTTGGGCTGCGGAGGATGAGCTTGCCCTTGCGGTTCGCTCGCCGATTTTTGGGGAGACCTGCTGGCGTCGTCAAACGAATCTTCTTC
The nucleotide sequence above comes from Blastopirellula sp. J2-11. Encoded proteins:
- a CDS encoding HD domain-containing protein, which gives rise to MDASKLRRQIASQAARLMYERQESEYYRAKMKAARRLCRGWVKPADLPSNAEIRDEVQSLARMFEGDARLDNLREMRFAALHTMKLLANFRPRLIGSVLTGHVRRGSDIDIHLFSDSVEPIAATLEREGMFFDIERKEVRKHGENQVYIHVHIRDVYPIELTVYPSDKTHYISKSSITGKAIERMSIRELAQFLETEYPDVDADEELAAAENRVDRFLHYEMLLLPLEHVKQNPHYHPEGDALYHSLQVFELARRESPYDEELLLAALLHDVGKGIDFRDHVAAGLEALGETITERTHWLIEHHMEAHALLDGSIGARAKRRLQQSENFEDLLLLGKCDEGGRQIGMQVLEVDEAIDYLRDLARECGDW